One Dreissena polymorpha isolate Duluth1 chromosome 9, UMN_Dpol_1.0, whole genome shotgun sequence genomic window carries:
- the LOC127844362 gene encoding small nuclear ribonucleoprotein Sm D1-like translates to MKLVRFLMKLSHETVTIELKNGTQVHGTITGVDVSMNTHLKAVKMTVKNKDPQQLDSLSIRGNNIRYYILPDSLPLDTLLIDDAPKGRIRGRREDRGGRGGRGRGGGRGGRGRGGPRGRGRGRRP, encoded by the exons GTTTTTGATGAAACTAAGTCATGAGACTGTTACCATCGAGCTAAAGAATGGCACCCAGGTGCATGGAACAATAACAG GTGTTGATGTAAGCATGAACACACATCTCAAAGCTGTGAAAATGACAGTGAAAAACAAGGATCCACAGCAGCTGGATTCCTTGAGTATCCGTGGCAACAACATCCGGTACTACATTCTCCCAGACAGCCTTCCATTAGACACATTATTAATAGATGATGCACCCAAAGGCAGAATAAGAGGCAGACGAGAGGATCGGGGAG GGCGAGGTGGGCGTGGTCGCGGTGGTGGTAGAGGGGGGCGTGGTCGTGGTGGCCCCAGGGGACGGGGTAGGGGCCGACGACCTTAA